Proteins from a genomic interval of Desulfurobacteriaceae bacterium:
- a CDS encoding tRNA-dihydrouridine synthase family protein: protein MLSINKEVILAPLAGYTHSAFRRLCRRLGADRVYSELMNATGIIFKGEEIELAYFTDEERPIHLQIYGRNPEEIAKASFIMAEKYKPEAIDINFGCSVKKVLKAKAAGYFLQFPKEMGRIVEATVNALKPLGIPVTAKIRLGFYEDTLEEIAENLLKAGVSAIALHPRLAKEGFSGVARWERVRDLKKIAGDIPVIGSGDIRDWREIDVKFEETGCDGVMIGRKAVAHPWIFKEYKERRDINAGLKERVNFILEELSLMWEFFDKERACKVIKAQISQIFKGIRGKAKLNDKVMRSKSCEELLKNLKVILEESS, encoded by the coding sequence ATGCTTTCAATAAACAAAGAAGTAATCCTTGCACCACTTGCAGGATATACCCATTCAGCGTTTAGAAGACTTTGTAGGCGCTTAGGAGCAGATAGAGTTTACTCAGAACTTATGAACGCAACTGGAATTATTTTCAAAGGAGAAGAGATAGAACTTGCTTACTTTACTGATGAGGAAAGACCTATTCACCTTCAAATTTACGGAAGAAATCCTGAGGAAATTGCTAAAGCTTCTTTCATAATGGCTGAAAAGTATAAACCAGAGGCAATAGACATAAACTTTGGTTGTTCTGTAAAAAAAGTTTTAAAAGCAAAAGCTGCAGGATATTTCCTTCAGTTTCCTAAGGAAATGGGAAGGATAGTTGAGGCTACAGTAAATGCTTTAAAACCTTTAGGAATTCCTGTAACAGCAAAAATAAGACTTGGGTTTTATGAAGATACTCTAGAAGAAATTGCAGAAAACCTTTTAAAGGCTGGAGTTTCGGCGATTGCCCTTCATCCAAGACTTGCAAAGGAAGGTTTTTCAGGAGTTGCCCGCTGGGAAAGGGTAAGGGATTTAAAAAAGATTGCAGGAGATATTCCTGTTATCGGAAGTGGAGATATAAGGGATTGGAGAGAAATAGATGTAAAGTTTGAAGAAACAGGATGCGATGGAGTGATGATTGGTAGAAAGGCGGTTGCCCATCCTTGGATTTTTAAAGAGTATAAAGAAAGAAGAGACATAAATGCTGGCTTAAAAGAAAGAGTTAACTTTATACTAGAGGAACTTTCTCTTATGTGGGAATTTTTCGACAAAGAAAGAGCTTGTAAAGTAATAAAAGCCCAAATAAGCCAGATATTTAAAGGAATTAGAGGAAAGGCAAAACTAAACGACAAGGTAATGAGAAGCAAATCCTGTGAAGAGCTTTTAAAGAATCTAAAAGTGATACTTGAAGAATCTAGTTAG
- a CDS encoding GTPase, protein MVGYTNVGKSTLVKTLTRKDVFIKDMPFATLDVKTGSLYLEGEKVLISDTVGFIRDLSHELVASFRATLSEVKEADLLLIVFDITSPKLLEELKSVESVLKKLKSWNKPKIFVANKIDKFIDDPSKAKELYDEIAGKIPEENPEVVFISASKGWELEELKKKIKEKLLSN, encoded by the coding sequence ATTGTTGGCTACACAAACGTTGGAAAGTCCACTTTAGTAAAGACTTTAACTAGAAAAGACGTTTTTATAAAGGACATGCCTTTTGCTACCTTAGATGTAAAAACCGGTTCTTTATACTTAGAAGGGGAAAAAGTTCTAATTTCTGATACGGTAGGATTTATTAGAGACCTTTCCCACGAACTTGTAGCATCTTTCAGGGCAACCCTTTCAGAGGTAAAAGAGGCCGATTTGCTTCTTATTGTATTTGATATAACATCCCCAAAACTTTTAGAAGAACTTAAATCTGTAGAATCTGTGCTTAAGAAACTAAAATCCTGGAATAAACCTAAAATATTTGTAGCCAACAAGATAGATAAATTTATAGACGATCCTTCAAAAGCAAAAGAACTTTATGACGAAATAGCAGGAAAGATACCGGAAGAAAATCCAGAAGTTGTTTTCATTTCTGCAAGCAAAGGTTGGGAACTTGAGGAGTTGAAAAAGAAAATAAAGGAAAAGCTCCTTTCTAACTAG